GATTATAACAAATCACAATGCAACTAAAATATCAACCTAAAGGAGCAAAAAGAATTTGTAATTTTATCTTAGTATTAAAGCAATCTAAGTTATATTCTAGTGTTTTATACCCTAAACTACCATCAAAAAGTGGATATATAAGCCAAACTTCACTAACTTTAAAAGCTATTGCATAGGCAAATAATTGATATAAATCAGCTTGGCTAATATCACTTAACTTATTTATGATTTTATACTTTGTATCAGCGATGATTGTTTTATCTTTAAGCTCAATTAAAATATCAGGTCGCATTAAACAACGCTCATTTTGACCATCTTTTATTAAGTGTTTTTTTAATAATTGAGTGCTTATTTTTATATTTGGGTTGTGTTTTTTAAGCATAAAAGCTACATAATCTTCAAAAAGTCTATTCATATCAAAAAGCAAAGCATAAGCGTTATTATCCCCCGCAAATGATGTAAAACTAAAACCATTTAAAAATAACTTACACCATAAAAGTATGTTTTCATAATAACTATAATGCTTATTTTTTACACTAAATTCACATTTTTTAATATCAATTAAACTAATATCATCAAAAGTCTTTAAATATTTTAAAATCTTTTTATTTTGACTTAGTTTTTTTAAATGAAATAATGTAGTTTTTATAGTTTGATTTATCGCATTGTCTATGATATATTCATCATTTTCGGTAAAAAATCGCTCTTTATGAATTAAGTTATGTTTTAAATTCTCATTAAAAAGCAATTTGCCTTTTAAAGTTGTTCTATTTTCAGCTATTTTTATATAATCACTCATAAGCCCTTTATTTAAAAGCACGAAAAGTTCTTCTAAAAACATTTCAACAAAAACTTCAAAAAGTGGCATTTTTTCATCTTTTAGCGTTGCTTTAAGCGATTTTTTAAACGGACTTTTTTGTAAAGTTCTTAAAAGTTCTAAAAGTAGCTGCTTGGGATTTAACTCTCTTTCTTTACAATCCTTAAACATCTCATCTTTTAGCTCATAAGCCTTGCTTAAATCTATTCTTGGCATTATCTCATTACTTGGTTTTGAAACCTTAGGATAAATTTCTAAAACCCCACTTTTTGTCTTTATAAGCCCTACATAATTTCTTGCTTTTAGCTTATTTTTACCGACTATTCTTAAAAACTCTGGGTTATTTTCAGCAAAGCTCATAAGCTCATTTAAAAACTCATCGTTATCAAGTGAGCTTATTATTTCGTGTTCGTGGGCTATTTTATTTGCCATAGATTTTATTAAACCAATCTTTTGTTAATTTATCCAAAAACTTATTATTTATGCGTAAAACTTCTTGATTTAACATATTTTTACTTACTATCAATTCTTCATTATCATTAAGCACCGATTTTATCTGCGAATAATCATTATAAAAATACTCTTCTAAAAGTGGTAAAATCTTATTTCTAAACACAACTTTAAGCTCATCAATTTTGTTTATACCCATAAAATACGAATGTCCGATAAGCTTTTCATCTCCTATTAAATATTCAATTCTTTCATTCATTTTATTTAATAATTCTTGAAGATTTATCCCATCGCAATTAGAATTTAAAAGAAAACTATTAGGCATCATCTTTTTAAACTCAAACCTACGCCTTAATGCCGTATCAAGGGTAGTGATACTCTTATCAGCTGTATTCATAG
This is a stretch of genomic DNA from Campylobacter sp. RM12651. It encodes these proteins:
- a CDS encoding McrC family protein yields the protein MANKIAHEHEIISSLDNDEFLNELMSFAENNPEFLRIVGKNKLKARNYVGLIKTKSGVLEIYPKVSKPSNEIMPRIDLSKAYELKDEMFKDCKERELNPKQLLLELLRTLQKSPFKKSLKATLKDEKMPLFEVFVEMFLEELFVLLNKGLMSDYIKIAENRTTLKGKLLFNENLKHNLIHKERFFTENDEYIIDNAINQTIKTTLFHLKKLSQNKKILKYLKTFDDISLIDIKKCEFSVKNKHYSYYENILLWCKLFLNGFSFTSFAGDNNAYALLFDMNRLFEDYVAFMLKKHNPNIKISTQLLKKHLIKDGQNERCLMRPDILIELKDKTIIADTKYKIINKLSDISQADLYQLFAYAIAFKVSEVWLIYPLFDGSLGYKTLEYNLDCFNTKIKLQILFAPLG
- a CDS encoding AAA family ATPase; translated protein: MRKKDDYKNQKEDLKPYIIIIDEINRGNISKIFGELITLIEPSKRLGNTEELEVVLPYSKESFGVPNNVYIIGTMNTADKSITTLDTALRRRFEFKKMMPNSFLLNSNCDGINLQELLNKMNERIEYLIGDEKLIGHSYFMGINKIDELKVVFRNKILPLLEEYFYNDYSQIKSVLNDNEELIVSKNMLNQEVLRINNKFLDKLTKDWFNKIYGK